In a single window of the Zea mays cultivar B73 chromosome 5, Zm-B73-REFERENCE-NAM-5.0, whole genome shotgun sequence genome:
- the LOC103628703 gene encoding two-component response regulator ORR6-like — MATATAAPASVASSLAPKANDSRKAVVPVDTSELEKHVLAVDDKSVDRAAIARILRGSRYRVTAVESATRALELLAMGLIPDVSMIITDYWMSGMTEYELLKRVKESAALRGIYVVIMSSMTISLTVANITDTNVDERL, encoded by the exons atggccaccgccaccgccgctccAGCATCTGTGGCATCGTCCCTTGCACCCAAGGCCAATGACAGCAGGAAGGCGGTGGTGCCCGTCGACACGTCGGAGCTGGAGAAGCACGTGCTTGCGGTGGACGACAAATCCGTGGACCGCGCCGCGATCGCTAGGATCCTGCGCGGCTCCAGGTACAGGGTGACCGCCGTGGAGTCGGCGACGCGCGCGCTGGAGTTGCTCGCGATGGGCCTGATCCCCGACGTCAGCATGATCATCACCGACTACTGGATGTCTGGGATGACCGAGTACGAGCTGCTCAAGCGCGTCAAGGAGTCGGCGGCGCTCAGGGGCATCTACGTCGTCATCATGTCATCTATGACCATC TCGTTAACCGTCGCCAATATCACAGATACGAACGTGGACGAGCGGCTGTAA
- the LOC542543 gene encoding glutathione transferase17 → MAEAEATVGRLMLYSYWRSSCSHRARIALNLKGVDYEYKAVNLLKGEQSDPEFVKLNPMKFVPALVDGSSVIGDSYAITLYLEDKYPEPPLLPQDLQKKALNHQIASIVASGIQPLHNLTVLRFIDQKVGAGESVLWTQQQIERGFTAIENLIQLKGCAGKYATGDEVQLADVFLAPQIYAAIERTKIDMSNYPTLARLHSEYMSHPAFEAALPGKQPDAPSSS, encoded by the exons atggcggaggcggaggcgacgGTGGGGCGACTGATGCTGTACTCGTACTGGCGCAGCTCGTGCTCCCACCGTGCCCGCATCGCTCTCAATCTCAAAG GTGTGGATTACGAGTACAAGGCGGTGAACCTTCTCAAGGGCGAGCAGTCTGATCCAG AATTCGTCAAGCTTAATCCTATGAAGTTCGTCCCTGCGTTGGTTGATGGCAGTTCTGTAATAGGTGACTCTTACGCGATAACACTG TATTTGGAGGACAAGTACCCAGAGCCTCCTCTTCTACCTCAAGACCTTCAAAAGAAAGCTTTGAATCACCAG ATTGCAAGCATTGTAGCTTCTGGTATTCAACCTCTCCATAACCTCACAGTGTTG AGGTTCATTGACCAGAAGGTTGGTGCAGGGGAGAGTGTGTTGTGGACTCAACAACAAATCGAGAGAGGTTTCACAG CTATTGAGAACCTGATACAACTAAAAGGATGCGCCGGGAAGTATGCAACAGGAGATGAAGTCCAACTG GCAGATGTATTCCTTGCACCCCAGATCTATGCAGCCATTGAACGCACTAAAATTGACATG TCAAACTACCCCACTCTTGCTAGGCTCCACTCGGAGTACATGTCACACCCTGCGTTTGAAGCAGCGCTCCCTGGCAAGCAACCGGACGCCCCTTCATCCTCCTAG
- the LOC100273857 gene encoding PHD finger protein ALFIN-LIKE 7, which produces MDGDGGGAGALHHHTRSPEDVFRDFRARRAGIVKALTTDVEKFYQQCDPEKENLCLYGLPNETWEVTLPAEEVPPELPEPALGINFARDGMVEKDWLSLVAVHSDAWLLSVAFYFGARFGFDKDARRRLFTMINNLPTVYEVVTGVAKKQSKAPNGSSKSSKPNSKPSKLTNSNSKPAKPAHPKEEEDSGREDAEEDQAYLCGSCGESYANGEFWICCDVCEKWFHGKCVRITPAKAEHIKQYKCPSCSTKRSRE; this is translated from the exons ATGGACGGCGACGGAGGAGGCGCTGGTGCGCTGCACCACCACACGCGCTCACCCGAGGACGTCTTCCGCGATTTCCGCGCGCGCCGAGCCGGCATCGTCAAGGCGCTCACCACGG ATGTGGAGAAGTTCTATCAGCAGTGCGATCCAG AGAAAGAGAACTTGTGCCTTTATGGTTTGCCAAATGAGACTTGGGAGGTCACTCTTCCAGCTGAGGAAGTACCTCCTGAGCTTCCAGAACCAGCACTGGGGATAAACTTTGCCCGTGATGGAATGGTCGAAAAAGACTGGTTGTCTCTAGTTGCAGTTCATAGTGATGCATGGCTCCTGTCTGTTGCATTCTATTTTGGAGCTCGTTTTGGATTTGACAAAGATGCCAG GAGAAGGCTCTTCACCATGATTAACAACCTGCCCACTGTTTATGAAGTTGTGACGGGGGTTGCTAAGAAGCAATCGAAAGCCCCCAACGGCAGCAGCAAAAGCAGCAAACCTAACTCTAAA CCATCAAAACTGACCAATTCTAACAGTAAGCCCGCGAAGCCAGCCCACCCAAAAGAAGAGGAGGACAGCGGCCGGgaggacgcagaggaggaccaggCGTACCTGTGTGGGTCCTGTGGGGAGAGCTATGCGAACGGGGAGTTCTGGATCTGCTGCGATGTGTGCGAGAAGTGGTTCCATGGCAAGTGTGTCCGCATCACCCCTGCCAAGGCGGAGCACATCAAGCAGTACAAGTGTCCCAGCTGCAGCACCAAGCGGAGCCGAGAATGA
- the LOC100273857 gene encoding PHD finger protein ALFIN-LIKE 7 isoform X1 encodes MSWLEKENLCLYGLPNETWEVTLPAEEVPPELPEPALGINFARDGMVEKDWLSLVAVHSDAWLLSVAFYFGARFGFDKDARRRLFTMINNLPTVYEVVTGVAKKQSKAPNGSSKSSKPNSKPSKLTNSNSKPAKPAHPKEEEDSGREDAEEDQAYLCGSCGESYANGEFWICCDVCEKWFHGKCVRITPAKAEHIKQYKCPSCSTKRSRE; translated from the exons ATGTCATGGTTAG AGAAAGAGAACTTGTGCCTTTATGGTTTGCCAAATGAGACTTGGGAGGTCACTCTTCCAGCTGAGGAAGTACCTCCTGAGCTTCCAGAACCAGCACTGGGGATAAACTTTGCCCGTGATGGAATGGTCGAAAAAGACTGGTTGTCTCTAGTTGCAGTTCATAGTGATGCATGGCTCCTGTCTGTTGCATTCTATTTTGGAGCTCGTTTTGGATTTGACAAAGATGCCAG GAGAAGGCTCTTCACCATGATTAACAACCTGCCCACTGTTTATGAAGTTGTGACGGGGGTTGCTAAGAAGCAATCGAAAGCCCCCAACGGCAGCAGCAAAAGCAGCAAACCTAACTCTAAA CCATCAAAACTGACCAATTCTAACAGTAAGCCCGCGAAGCCAGCCCACCCAAAAGAAGAGGAGGACAGCGGCCGGgaggacgcagaggaggaccaggCGTACCTGTGTGGGTCCTGTGGGGAGAGCTATGCGAACGGGGAGTTCTGGATCTGCTGCGATGTGTGCGAGAAGTGGTTCCATGGCAAGTGTGTCCGCATCACCCCTGCCAAGGCGGAGCACATCAAGCAGTACAAGTGTCCCAGCTGCAGCACCAAGCGGAGCCGAGAATGA
- the LOC100273857 gene encoding PHD finger protein ALFIN-LIKE 7 isoform X2 — translation MPEKENLCLYGLPNETWEVTLPAEEVPPELPEPALGINFARDGMVEKDWLSLVAVHSDAWLLSVAFYFGARFGFDKDARRRLFTMINNLPTVYEVVTGVAKKQSKAPNGSSKSSKPNSKPSKLTNSNSKPAKPAHPKEEEDSGREDAEEDQAYLCGSCGESYANGEFWICCDVCEKWFHGKCVRITPAKAEHIKQYKCPSCSTKRSRE, via the exons ATGCCAGAGAAAGAGAACTTGTGCCTTTATGGTTTGCCAAATGAGACTTGGGAGGTCACTCTTCCAGCTGAGGAAGTACCTCCTGAGCTTCCAGAACCAGCACTGGGGATAAACTTTGCCCGTGATGGAATGGTCGAAAAAGACTGGTTGTCTCTAGTTGCAGTTCATAGTGATGCATGGCTCCTGTCTGTTGCATTCTATTTTGGAGCTCGTTTTGGATTTGACAAAGATGCCAG GAGAAGGCTCTTCACCATGATTAACAACCTGCCCACTGTTTATGAAGTTGTGACGGGGGTTGCTAAGAAGCAATCGAAAGCCCCCAACGGCAGCAGCAAAAGCAGCAAACCTAACTCTAAA CCATCAAAACTGACCAATTCTAACAGTAAGCCCGCGAAGCCAGCCCACCCAAAAGAAGAGGAGGACAGCGGCCGGgaggacgcagaggaggaccaggCGTACCTGTGTGGGTCCTGTGGGGAGAGCTATGCGAACGGGGAGTTCTGGATCTGCTGCGATGTGTGCGAGAAGTGGTTCCATGGCAAGTGTGTCCGCATCACCCCTGCCAAGGCGGAGCACATCAAGCAGTACAAGTGTCCCAGCTGCAGCACCAAGCGGAGCCGAGAATGA